Proteins encoded together in one Marispirochaeta sp. window:
- the istB gene encoding IS21-like element helper ATPase IstB, translating to MNNNHATISKMHDMRMHGMARAFQTTLETGMHSQFTLDELLSHLIDAEWDDRHFRKRERLRKTANFRYQASFEELDFTLNRNLDKNHMLRFSDCGWVKEHQDILITGPTGVGKSFIGSALGNLACDHGFKVYYQIAGRLLGSLKAAKKDGTYLKTLPKILKNDVLILEDFGLSPFDEEGRLALLDILEDRHGRKSTIFLSQLPVASWHGIIGDSTIADAIMDRIVYGAFRIELQGESIRKKMYRNK from the coding sequence ATGAACAACAATCACGCAACCATTTCCAAAATGCATGACATGCGGATGCATGGTATGGCACGGGCCTTTCAGACGACCCTTGAAACAGGGATGCACTCCCAGTTTACCCTGGATGAGCTTTTATCACATCTGATTGATGCGGAGTGGGATGACCGCCATTTTCGCAAACGTGAACGGCTTCGCAAAACAGCCAACTTTCGCTATCAGGCTTCCTTCGAGGAGCTTGATTTCACTCTCAACCGCAATCTTGACAAAAACCACATGCTCAGGTTTTCCGACTGCGGGTGGGTTAAGGAGCACCAGGATATTCTCATTACCGGACCAACCGGGGTAGGGAAGAGTTTTATCGGGAGTGCTCTCGGTAACCTGGCTTGCGACCATGGATTCAAGGTTTACTATCAGATTGCAGGACGCTTATTGGGCTCATTGAAAGCAGCAAAGAAAGACGGTACGTATCTCAAGACTTTACCGAAGATCCTGAAAAATGATGTGTTAATCCTGGAAGACTTCGGTCTTAGTCCTTTTGATGAAGAGGGTCGCCTGGCTCTGCTCGATATTCTGGAAGATCGGCATGGGAGGAAATCTACTATCTTCCTCTCTCAGCTTCCTGTCGCTTCATGGCACGGGATCATCGGTGACTCCACCATCGCCGATGCCATTATGGATCGAATTGTCTACGGCGCATTCCGAATTGAGCTTCAGGGAGAATCAATCCGAAAGAAAATGTACCGAAATAAGTAG
- a CDS encoding GxxExxY protein gives MAQLAFKVLSHQVLGSVFSVHNILGPGLLESAYEGALVIEFQRKGIPHSRQKIYPLYYKGELAGAYIADLVVDNKIILELKSVRQLTSVMEAQLINYLRLSKVPVGYLINFRKTKVEWRRFIVSGE, from the coding sequence ATGGCACAATTGGCGTTCAAGGTATTATCACATCAGGTATTGGGTTCAGTTTTCTCAGTACACAATATACTCGGTCCCGGTCTGCTGGAAAGTGCCTACGAGGGTGCGTTGGTTATCGAGTTTCAGCGGAAAGGTATTCCCCATTCAAGGCAAAAAATTTACCCGCTCTATTACAAAGGCGAGTTAGCCGGGGCTTACATCGCGGATCTTGTTGTAGACAACAAGATCATCTTGGAACTCAAGTCGGTCCGGCAGCTTACCAGTGTAATGGAGGCACAACTTATCAATTACCTGCGTTTATCCAAGGTACCGGTCGGCTACCTTATCAACTTTCGCAAGACTAAAGTTGAGTGGCGGCGCTTTATCGTCTCGGGGGAGTAG
- a CDS encoding transposase → MRKSYNTAFKSKVALEAIKEQETIQQIALKYDVHPNQVSQWKKQLPDNLPATFERPNKKREEERRLEQERDQLLRTVGELTVVNEFLKKKHREYYGKDPE, encoded by the coding sequence ATGAGGAAGAGCTACAACACCGCATTCAAATCGAAAGTGGCACTTGAGGCTATCAAGGAGCAGGAGACCATACAGCAGATTGCACTTAAATACGATGTGCATCCGAACCAGGTATCGCAGTGGAAAAAGCAGCTGCCGGACAATCTTCCTGCGACTTTCGAGCGTCCTAATAAGAAGCGAGAAGAGGAGCGCAGGCTTGAGCAGGAGCGTGACCAACTGCTGCGAACTGTTGGAGAACTGACAGTTGTGAACGAATTTCTCAAAAAAAAACACCGCGAGTATTACGGGAAAGATCCGGAATGA
- a CDS encoding IS1634 family transposase — protein sequence MYVIDQKVGKHIYVYEVHSYWDKNKKSPRQQRVKIGKRDPVTGELIKLQTRRQSREYGPVYFLASLIEQLSLKELLYQEFPDTARQILMVAAFQIAEHKSLYLCNSWLEHIYLKEPLHLPSQAVSRLLHELGEDDRGIYRFLDEWTEHHTDSEFIVFDITSLSTYSKEIDFAEWGYNRDGERLAQINFGVVYSEPSNLPLLYSLYPGSVPDVVTLKNIKKRLEKISELRTLFVLDRGFYSTKNIEQLQDLGAFIIPLPMGTKAAKELVDKHHSSITDPERAFRFGKEIYYALSATPILLEHEQLTAHLFYNQKRAGDERERLIGELLTIEEETRIKKWKSSAKLIRFLDDNRPGWQHYFSLNEGEDGYTLLRKKKEIEQILNHHGIFILLSNTNLSAEQILAYYRRKDGVEKLFDTMKHGTEMKRLRVHSRKAMEGLIFIEFISLIIYSEIQKTLRESGLGKKLTVEQLFYELKKLSVIEIDDKKPIITELTRKQKDIFNAFRIQLPILT from the coding sequence ATGTATGTTATAGACCAAAAAGTGGGAAAACACATCTATGTCTATGAAGTGCACAGCTATTGGGACAAGAATAAAAAATCACCCAGGCAGCAGAGAGTAAAAATCGGTAAGCGTGATCCGGTTACCGGAGAACTTATCAAACTCCAGACTCGTCGTCAGAGCCGTGAATACGGACCGGTTTATTTCCTCGCTTCCCTGATTGAACAACTCAGCCTGAAAGAGCTGCTCTACCAGGAGTTTCCCGATACAGCCCGGCAGATTCTCATGGTAGCCGCCTTTCAGATTGCAGAACACAAGAGTCTGTATTTGTGCAATAGTTGGCTTGAACATATTTACCTTAAAGAACCGCTTCATCTGCCCAGTCAGGCAGTAAGCCGTTTGCTGCATGAGCTTGGTGAAGATGATCGTGGAATCTATCGATTCCTGGATGAATGGACGGAACATCATACCGACAGCGAGTTCATCGTATTCGATATCACCAGCCTTTCCACCTATTCAAAGGAAATCGACTTCGCCGAATGGGGCTACAACCGGGACGGAGAACGTCTTGCACAAATCAACTTTGGGGTGGTGTACAGCGAGCCAAGCAATCTTCCTCTCCTGTATTCCCTGTATCCAGGAAGTGTCCCCGATGTAGTAACACTGAAGAATATCAAAAAGCGGCTGGAAAAGATCTCAGAGCTTCGAACTCTGTTTGTGCTGGATCGAGGCTTCTACAGCACGAAGAATATTGAACAGTTACAAGACCTCGGAGCGTTCATAATTCCTTTACCTATGGGAACTAAGGCAGCGAAAGAACTTGTCGACAAGCATCACAGTAGTATTACCGATCCGGAGCGGGCTTTTCGCTTTGGAAAAGAAATCTACTATGCACTTAGTGCCACACCCATCCTTCTTGAACACGAGCAACTGACCGCCCACCTGTTCTATAACCAGAAAAGAGCCGGTGATGAAAGAGAACGACTGATTGGTGAACTTCTTACCATAGAGGAAGAGACACGGATTAAGAAATGGAAGAGTTCTGCGAAACTTATCCGTTTTCTTGACGATAACCGGCCGGGGTGGCAGCACTATTTCTCCCTCAATGAAGGAGAAGATGGCTACACCCTTTTACGCAAAAAGAAGGAAATCGAACAAATCTTGAACCATCATGGGATATTTATTCTGCTGTCGAACACCAATCTTTCGGCTGAACAGATCCTTGCCTATTACAGAAGAAAGGATGGTGTTGAAAAGTTGTTTGACACAATGAAACATGGGACCGAAATGAAGCGCCTGAGAGTACATAGCAGGAAGGCGATGGAGGGACTTATATTCATTGAGTTCATCAGTCTGATTATATACTCGGAAATCCAGAAAACACTGCGGGAAAGCGGTTTGGGAAAAAAACTCACCGTAGAGCAGTTATTCTATGAACTGAAGAAATTGAGCGTAATTGAAATTGATGATAAGAAACCCATCATCACCGAGCTGACACGGAAACAAAAAGATATTTTCAATGCCTTCAGAATTCAGCTGCCGATCCTGACATAG
- a CDS encoding transposase: protein MQKYSSEEQATHLAAWRSSGLSGQAYCREHDIVSTTFYSWVKAEKKRTARESASSPLLVKVQPNKHTIGNSSAGICIERRDVRIHLPADIGIESLKSVLMLLGAIDAA from the coding sequence ATGCAGAAATACAGCAGTGAAGAACAAGCAACCCATTTAGCGGCATGGCGTTCAAGCGGTCTGAGCGGCCAGGCATATTGCCGTGAACATGACATTGTTTCAACGACCTTCTACAGTTGGGTAAAAGCCGAGAAGAAACGTACTGCCAGAGAATCAGCATCTTCGCCATTGCTGGTAAAAGTACAGCCGAATAAGCACACAATCGGTAACTCTTCAGCAGGTATCTGTATTGAACGTCGGGATGTTCGTATCCATCTACCGGCTGATATCGGGATAGAATCATTAAAAAGTGTCCTGATGCTCCTTGGAGCCATCGATGCTGCTTGA
- a CDS encoding ATP-binding protein, with the protein MIIEFRLGNYKSFKDIGVFSLIASNDNKHVDKNIISFKFPYSSREKEIRLLKSAVIYGANASGKSNLLNALKFMQSFVFNSSKNTQITEDIPIERCLVSSKSENMPSHFELTFIHQNILYRYGFEVTDKEITSEWLFSSPKGREALLFVRDNNLIEIGDSFKEGRGLEDKTRNNALFLSVCAQFNGETSASIIKWFRSFNVISGIEDKSYLQYTLNKLEDKEFYCEIEKFIHIADLGIEELKFEQRDVNFEDLDEEIKNHILGMNDVRKFIKSNIDYKKEINIKTVEDRFNFLHSKYNDENKKIGNVPFKMDQESQGTQKLFAVAGPIIDTLKNGKTIFIDELDTRLHPLLTQFIIHLFNSNETNKKGSQLIFATHDTNLLSSRFFRRDQIWFIEKNKYNVSDIYSLSDYRVRKDATFNKDYIMGKYGAIPYINSDNLFEE; encoded by the coding sequence GTGATTATTGAATTTCGCCTGGGCAATTATAAATCATTTAAAGATATTGGAGTTTTTAGTCTTATTGCATCTAATGACAATAAGCATGTAGATAAAAATATAATTTCCTTCAAATTTCCTTATAGCAGTCGAGAAAAAGAAATAAGGCTACTAAAAAGCGCAGTGATATATGGAGCAAATGCAAGTGGAAAAAGTAATTTGTTGAATGCGCTTAAATTTATGCAATCGTTTGTTTTTAATTCTTCAAAAAATACACAAATTACAGAGGATATTCCGATCGAAAGATGCTTAGTTTCATCAAAATCGGAAAATATGCCTTCACATTTTGAATTAACATTTATTCATCAAAACATTCTTTATCGTTATGGTTTTGAGGTCACAGACAAAGAAATAACCAGTGAATGGCTTTTTTCTTCTCCCAAAGGCAGAGAGGCGTTATTATTTGTAAGAGATAATAATTTAATAGAAATTGGAGACTCATTTAAAGAAGGAAGGGGTTTAGAGGATAAAACAAGAAATAATGCATTATTTCTTTCAGTATGTGCACAATTTAACGGAGAAACCTCCGCCTCTATAATAAAATGGTTCAGAAGTTTTAATGTCATATCAGGTATTGAAGATAAAAGTTATCTCCAATACACTTTAAATAAGTTAGAAGATAAAGAATTCTATTGTGAAATTGAGAAATTTATTCATATTGCAGATCTTGGGATTGAAGAACTAAAATTTGAACAACGGGACGTTAATTTTGAAGATTTAGATGAAGAAATAAAGAATCATATATTAGGGATGAATGACGTTAGAAAATTTATAAAGTCCAATATAGATTATAAAAAAGAAATTAATATTAAAACTGTAGAAGATAGATTTAATTTCTTACATTCAAAGTATAATGATGAAAATAAGAAAATCGGGAATGTGCCTTTTAAGATGGATCAAGAATCTCAAGGTACACAAAAATTATTCGCAGTTGCTGGTCCCATTATAGATACGTTGAAAAATGGAAAGACTATTTTTATTGACGAGCTAGATACGCGATTACATCCATTGTTAACACAATTCATAATACATTTATTTAATTCTAATGAGACTAACAAGAAAGGTTCACAGTTAATTTTTGCAACACACGATACTAATTTATTGAGTAGTCGGTTCTTTCGTCGTGATCAGATATGGTTTATTGAAAAAAACAAATATAATGTCTCTGATATTTATTCACTTAGTGATTATAGAGTTAGAAAAGACGCTACTTTTAATAAAGATTATATAATGGGTAAATATGGTGCTATTCCTTATATCAATTCTGATAATTTATTCGAAGAGTAA
- a CDS encoding nucleotidyltransferase domain-containing protein, with product MSLETLPKEILDDIELAKSIILEAGAEEIYIFGSIANGQFSDESDLDIGIIGLEKKRFFQVYGELISRLKRPVDIIGLDYNTEFSHQVKNEGKLIRVA from the coding sequence ATGAGCCTAGAAACATTACCAAAAGAGATACTCGATGATATAGAACTCGCGAAAAGCATTATATTAGAGGCTGGTGCGGAAGAAATCTATATTTTCGGATCAATTGCTAATGGACAGTTCAGTGATGAATCAGATTTAGATATAGGAATAATAGGACTTGAGAAGAAAAGGTTTTTCCAAGTTTATGGGGAGCTTATCAGTCGTTTAAAGCGCCCAGTAGATATAATCGGGTTGGATTATAACACAGAATTCTCACACCAGGTAAAGAATGAAGGAAAACTCATTCGGGTTGCATAA
- a CDS encoding IS3 family transposase, translating to MIDPNHPELSIAQQCRTLEVTRSSYYRKGRDMRTETDLEDLTVILEYHKKVPFYGYRKVSRVLLPEHPHLTRKRVRRLMKRFGLRALYPGPNLSKARNDHKKYPYLLRGKQIRHPNQVWASDITYIGLPQGHVYLVAIVDLYSRKVLSWRLSNSMDPSFCVAALQEAIETYGVPAIFNTDQGSQFTSRAYLSVLEEHQVEISMDGVGRALDNVYVERLWRSLKYEDIYLRSYESMVELHHGIEHYFTFYNTERLHQSLEYRTPEEMHQSFATENPLPLAA from the coding sequence ATGATTGATCCGAACCATCCCGAGCTGAGCATAGCGCAGCAGTGTCGTACTCTTGAGGTCACTCGGAGCTCCTACTACCGCAAAGGCCGAGATATGCGAACAGAGACGGATCTGGAGGATCTCACAGTCATCCTGGAGTATCACAAGAAGGTCCCCTTTTACGGCTATCGCAAAGTATCACGAGTGCTGTTACCTGAGCATCCTCACCTGACCAGAAAACGAGTCAGGCGGCTGATGAAGCGTTTTGGACTGCGGGCATTATATCCTGGGCCAAATCTGAGCAAGGCACGCAACGATCACAAGAAATATCCGTATTTGTTGCGCGGTAAGCAAATACGGCATCCCAATCAGGTTTGGGCCAGTGATATCACCTATATTGGTCTTCCGCAGGGGCACGTCTATCTGGTGGCTATAGTGGATCTGTACTCTCGTAAGGTCTTGAGCTGGCGGCTTTCGAATAGCATGGATCCGTCATTCTGTGTTGCCGCGCTGCAGGAGGCGATCGAGACCTATGGGGTCCCGGCGATCTTTAACACGGATCAGGGTAGCCAGTTCACAAGCAGGGCCTACCTGTCGGTGTTGGAAGAACACCAGGTGGAGATCAGCATGGACGGGGTTGGCCGCGCACTGGACAATGTGTATGTCGAACGACTGTGGCGCTCATTGAAATATGAGGATATCTACCTGCGGTCATATGAGAGCATGGTGGAATTACATCATGGGATTGAACACTACTTCACGTTCTACAACACCGAACGGCTACACCAGTCGCTGGAGTACAGGACACCGGAAGAGATGCATCAATCATTCGCTACGGAGAACCCGCTGCCGTTGGCAGCGTAG
- a CDS encoding IS66 family transposase has protein sequence MDVATLPPEVQEYIYSIEEKADKAVRAWENRYASLEEQYKLLLLQKFGRKSEKELLEERQQFLFDSEESTPPEQDTKDSTTVIKAYQRKKPGRKPIDESIPREEVIIDIPEEEKQCACGHTLTRIGEETSEKLHVIPPKMWVERIVRPKYGCKACEGSGDEENPAVRIADVRPAIIPKSIATPSLLSFIIVNKFIDHLPYYRQEKRFERIGIHISRQNMSNWQQAAFEKIEPLIERLKEHIHSGPVINMGETPVQVMGESEKKNTSKSYMWLARGGPPKKPAVLYSYRETRGSRHITDILNRFSGYLQTDGYEAYKTALAGNADIIHVGCMAHARRKFHEAAKASKKAGSAQEAINKIKKLYAIEGTLHGKELSPEQFVAERKALVEPVLEQFKEWLEKRSLQVPPSLLLGKAIRYTLNEWPKLVRYLDSPYLTPDNNVAERAIRPFVVGRKNWLFAGSPKGAESSCAMYSLIETAKQNSVNPNDYLIKVFELAPSARTTEDWKALLPWNIDP, from the coding sequence ATGGATGTTGCAACACTTCCTCCGGAAGTACAGGAATACATTTACTCGATCGAAGAGAAAGCAGACAAAGCTGTTCGCGCGTGGGAAAACCGGTATGCCTCCCTTGAAGAGCAGTATAAACTACTCTTACTTCAGAAGTTCGGACGCAAAAGCGAAAAAGAACTCCTGGAGGAAAGGCAGCAGTTTCTATTCGACAGTGAGGAAAGTACCCCGCCGGAGCAGGATACCAAAGATTCAACCACGGTCATAAAAGCGTACCAACGTAAGAAACCCGGCAGAAAGCCGATTGATGAGAGTATTCCCCGTGAAGAAGTGATAATCGATATACCGGAAGAGGAGAAGCAGTGCGCCTGCGGCCATACGCTGACGAGAATCGGTGAGGAGACCTCGGAGAAGCTTCACGTAATTCCGCCGAAAATGTGGGTAGAACGGATTGTCCGTCCGAAATATGGCTGTAAAGCGTGCGAAGGGTCCGGTGATGAAGAGAATCCAGCTGTACGAATAGCCGATGTTCGGCCTGCTATTATTCCGAAGAGTATCGCTACTCCCAGCCTGCTTTCGTTCATCATCGTCAATAAGTTTATCGATCATCTCCCATATTACCGGCAGGAGAAGCGGTTCGAACGTATCGGCATCCACATAAGTCGGCAGAATATGAGTAACTGGCAGCAGGCGGCGTTTGAGAAGATTGAGCCGCTGATTGAACGGTTGAAGGAGCATATTCACAGTGGGCCTGTCATCAACATGGGCGAAACTCCTGTCCAGGTGATGGGAGAAAGTGAGAAAAAGAACACATCAAAATCCTATATGTGGCTTGCCCGTGGCGGTCCGCCGAAGAAGCCTGCGGTCCTCTATTCATACCGGGAAACGAGGGGTTCCAGGCACATTACAGATATTCTTAACCGGTTCAGCGGTTATCTCCAGACCGATGGGTATGAAGCCTATAAGACAGCACTCGCTGGAAACGCTGACATCATTCATGTCGGATGTATGGCGCATGCAAGGCGGAAGTTTCATGAGGCCGCGAAGGCTTCCAAGAAGGCCGGAAGTGCCCAGGAAGCGATCAACAAAATTAAGAAGCTGTATGCAATAGAGGGAACCTTGCACGGCAAGGAATTGAGTCCCGAGCAGTTTGTCGCTGAGCGGAAGGCCCTGGTAGAACCGGTCCTGGAGCAGTTCAAAGAGTGGCTTGAGAAGCGCAGCCTGCAGGTGCCACCGTCTCTGCTTTTGGGGAAAGCGATTAGGTATACTCTGAATGAATGGCCGAAACTTGTTCGGTACCTCGATTCACCGTATCTGACCCCGGACAACAATGTTGCCGAGCGGGCTATACGGCCGTTTGTCGTCGGTCGGAAGAACTGGCTCTTTGCGGGAAGTCCCAAGGGGGCTGAAAGCTCCTGTGCCATGTATTCATTGATTGAAACGGCGAAACAGAACTCTGTGAATCCTAATGACTATTTGATTAAGGTTTTCGAACTGGCTCCATCGGCGCGGACAACGGAGGATTGGAAAGCGCTGCTCCCCTGGAACATCGATCCTTGA
- the ltrA gene encoding group II intron reverse transcriptase/maturase, with amino-acid sequence MDKAKSYEISRHTVLEAFQRVKANKGKAGIDNESLDAFETDLKNNLYKIWNRMSSGSYFPPAVKAVEIPKKQGGNRVLGIPTVSDRVAQMVAKIYFEPEVEPHFHKDSYGYRPGKSAINAVAVTRERCWRYNWVLEYDIKGLFDNIDHDLLMKAVRKHTDIPWVILYIERWLKAPFQKADGTVVKRTKGTPQGGVISPVLANLFLHYAFDMWMDRTHPDKPFARYADDGVVHCRNLQAAEELYKSLRERFEECKLEIHPEKSKIVYCKDEDRKERYEHTSFDFLGYTFRPRRSKNRYGKHFINFTPAVSNKAKKAMRQTVRGWRMHLKNEKSLEDLSRMFNPVIRGWMQYYGRFYKSEMYSVLRHVDRALVKWVRRKFKKLRHQRRATHWLGSIAKRDAKLFHHWHVWKIRPAAG; translated from the coding sequence ATGGACAAAGCAAAGTCGTACGAGATATCCAGGCACACGGTGCTGGAGGCATTTCAACGAGTAAAAGCGAATAAGGGGAAGGCTGGTATAGACAATGAGAGCCTTGATGCATTTGAAACCGATCTGAAGAATAACCTATACAAGATTTGGAATCGGATGTCATCGGGAAGCTATTTTCCCCCGGCCGTGAAAGCAGTGGAGATACCCAAGAAGCAGGGCGGAAATCGAGTGTTGGGAATACCGACAGTGTCGGATCGAGTGGCGCAGATGGTCGCAAAGATCTACTTTGAACCGGAAGTTGAACCGCATTTCCATAAAGATTCTTATGGATACAGGCCAGGAAAATCGGCAATTAACGCGGTGGCAGTTACGAGAGAACGATGCTGGAGGTATAACTGGGTGCTGGAGTATGATATCAAGGGCTTGTTTGACAACATTGACCATGACCTGCTGATGAAAGCAGTAAGGAAGCATACGGACATCCCCTGGGTGATACTCTATATTGAGAGGTGGCTTAAAGCACCATTCCAGAAGGCTGATGGAACAGTAGTAAAGCGGACAAAAGGCACTCCCCAAGGGGGTGTTATCAGTCCTGTTCTGGCAAACCTGTTTCTCCATTATGCTTTTGACATGTGGATGGATAGAACCCACCCGGACAAGCCGTTTGCCCGCTACGCTGATGATGGCGTTGTGCACTGCAGAAACCTGCAAGCTGCGGAAGAACTGTACAAAAGCTTGAGAGAACGGTTTGAGGAATGCAAACTGGAGATACACCCGGAGAAAAGCAAGATCGTCTATTGTAAAGATGAGGATCGGAAAGAAAGGTATGAGCATACATCGTTTGACTTTCTGGGGTATACATTCCGTCCAAGAAGATCCAAAAACCGATATGGAAAGCACTTTATCAACTTTACACCCGCAGTGAGTAACAAGGCAAAGAAAGCAATGAGACAGACCGTCAGGGGTTGGAGAATGCACTTAAAGAATGAAAAATCCCTGGAAGATTTGTCGAGGATGTTCAATCCTGTAATACGGGGATGGATGCAGTATTACGGACGCTTTTACAAATCGGAGATGTACTCGGTATTAAGACATGTTGACCGGGCATTAGTAAAATGGGTCAGACGGAAGTTCAAGAAACTAAGACATCAAAGACGAGCAACCCATTGGCTTGGAAGCATCGCCAAAAGAGATGCAAAATTATTTCACCATTGGCATGTGTGGAAGATTCGACCAGCGGCTGGATAA
- a CDS encoding IS3 family transposase, translating to MIDPNHPELSIAQQCRTLEVTRSSYYRKGRDMRTETDLEDLTVILEYHKKVPFYGYRKVSRVLLPEHPHLTRKRVRRLMKRFGLRALYPGPNLSKARNDHKKYPYLLRGKQIRHPNQVWASDITYIGLPQGHVYLVAIVDLYSRKVLSWRLSNSMDPSFCVAALQEAIETYGVPAIFNTDQGSQFTSRAYLSVLEEHQVEISMDGVGRALDNVYVERLWRSLKYEDIYLRSYESMVELHHGIEHYFTFYNTERLHQSLEYRTPEEMHQSFATENPLPLAA from the coding sequence ATGATTGATCCGAACCATCCCGAGCTGAGCATAGCGCAGCAGTGTCGTACTCTTGAGGTCACTCGGAGCTCCTACTACCGCAAAGGCCGAGATATGCGAACAGAGACGGATCTGGAGGATCTCACAGTCATTCTGGAGTATCACAAGAAGGTCCCCTTTTACGGCTATCGCAAAGTATCACGAGTGCTGTTACCCGAGCATCCTCACCTGACCAGAAAACGAGTCAGGCGGCTGATGAAGCGTTTTGGACTGCGGGCATTATATCCTGGGCCAAATCTGAGCAAGGCACGCAACGATCACAAGAAATATCCGTATTTGTTGCGCGGTAAGCAAATACGGCATCCCAATCAGGTTTGGGCCAGTGATATCACCTATATTGGTCTTCCGCAGGGGCACGTCTATCTGGTGGCTATAGTGGATCTGTACTCTCGTAAGGTCTTGAGCTGGCGGCTTTCGAATAGCATGGATCCGTCATTCTGTGTTGCCGCGCTGCAGGAGGCGATCGAGACCTATGGGGTCCCGGCGATCTTTAACACGGATCAGGGTAGCCAGTTCACAAGCAGGGCCTACCTGTCGGTGTTGGAAGAACACCAGGTGGAGATCAGCATGGACGGCGTTGGCCGCGCACTGGACAATGTGTATGTCGAACGACTGTGGCGCTCATTGAAATATGAGGATATCTACCTGCGGTCATATGAGAGCATGGTGGAATTACATCATGGGATTGAACACTACTTCACGTTCTACAACACCGAACGGCTACACCAGTCGCTGGAGTACAGGACACCGGAAGAGATGCATCAATCATTCGCTACGGAGAACCCGCTGCCGTTGGCAGCGTAG
- a CDS encoding transposase → MRKSYNTAFKSKVALEAIKEQETIQQIALKYDVHPNQVSQWKKQLLDNLPATFERPNKKREEERRLEQERDQLLRTVGELTVVNEFLKKKHREYYGKDPE, encoded by the coding sequence ATGAGGAAGAGCTACAACACCGCATTCAAATCGAAAGTGGCACTTGAGGCTATCAAGGAGCAGGAGACCATACAGCAGATTGCACTTAAATACGATGTGCATCCGAACCAGGTATCGCAGTGGAAAAAGCAGCTGCTGGACAATCTTCCTGCGACTTTCGAGCGTCCTAATAAGAAGCGAGAAGAGGAGCGCAGGCTTGAGCAGGAGCGCGACCAACTGCTGCGAACTGTTGGAGAACTGACAGTTGTGAACGAATTCCTCAAAAAAAAACACCGCGAGTATTACGGGAAAGATCCGGAATGA
- the tnpB gene encoding IS66 family insertion sequence element accessory protein TnpB (TnpB, as the term is used for proteins encoded by IS66 family insertion elements, is considered an accessory protein, since TnpC, encoded by a neighboring gene, is a DDE family transposase.) → MLLDLSTIEIYVRPGHTDMRKAINGLTVMVQDYMYQNPLSGSLYLFCNRQRRILKALYWDRNGFCLWQKRLEKHKFPWPMTQEDARQISTEQLSLLLKGIDFRHEHTALKYSHVS, encoded by the coding sequence ATGCTGCTTGATCTGTCAACAATTGAAATCTATGTCCGTCCCGGTCACACCGACATGCGCAAGGCAATAAACGGCCTGACGGTAATGGTGCAGGATTACATGTATCAGAATCCCCTCTCCGGCAGCCTCTACCTGTTTTGTAATCGGCAGCGGCGGATACTCAAAGCCCTCTACTGGGACCGGAACGGTTTTTGTCTCTGGCAGAAAAGATTAGAGAAGCACAAATTCCCCTGGCCCATGACCCAGGAGGATGCGCGACAGATCAGCACCGAACAGTTATCGCTCCTCTTGAAGGGGATTGATTTCCGGCATGAGCATACTGCGTTGAAATATTCGCACGTTTCATAG